ACGGCGCATCATCAGATTTGATTGCGTCTCTTTCGTGCGCGGGTTGGCCAGGCGAATATGCGCATCCAGCGCAATCACATTTCCATTGGGATCGGCTGCATAATCCGGCTCATCGTGCTCGTTTTTCATGCCGAGCGGTGCACCACTGTGTTTATCGCGGCCAAAAATTGTCTGCTGCTCTTTAAGCGGCGTTCGATCCCAGGACTCAACGTGGAACTGTATAATGCGCACGGCCTGATAACTGCCGCTGACCGCCCACGCGGGCTCCTGCTGGTCTGGCGTCACCCACACAATATTATCCATCAGCGGTTTATCTTCGCTATTTGGATTCGCCGTTCCGTCTTTGAACCCTAACAGGTTGATAGGCGTCTCTTTGCCTCGGCTGCGCGCGGCGTGGTTAGAGATAAACCCTTCCCGTTTCCAGCGCACACTCAGCAAATCCGGCGTGTGTTTGATGATGTCGCGCAGGGCGTGGATAACTGTGTCGGCGGTATTGGCGCAAATCTGGAGCAATAAATCACCGTGGCACAGACTGGCATCCAGCGAGTCATTGGCAAAACGCTCCATCTTTTGCAGCTTTTTCGGCTTTTGCCCTTGCAGGCCAAAACGTTCGTCAAACAGCGACGTCCCCGCAGACAGCGTGATAGTCAGGTTATCCGGGTAAATTTGCGCCCCAAGAATACCTGAGTCCATTGGCGGCATACGTGGATTTGGCGTATCCGGCGCCGGGCCACCGGTGGTGAGGAAATCGAAGCGTGCGGTCAGCAATTTGAACAAACGCTCGAGATCGGTTTTATCGCTGGCCAACACGTCGAAGGCAACCAGCATCATCGAGGCCTGCTGCGGAGTTAGCACGCCTGCCTGATGTACACCGTAAAACGGCTGCTTTTCCATGCGAGCGTCAGGCGGCAAAGTGCCAGGCGACGTTTCTTGTTTAGCGGCATGCGCCACGGGGCAACCACCGGTGAAGGCAAGGGCGCCACCCAGCGCGCCCAAACTTTTCAGTAACTGACGGCGCCCCGGTTGGTGGCCGCCGTGTTTAGTTTTTTCTTCCATCGAACTTAGTCCAGACCCAGTACGCCACGCAGTTGCGACAAATCTTCAGCCAGGGCGGTTACCGGCCCTTTCAACGCATTACGGTCCGCGTCAGTCAGTTTGTCATACGTCTCGTAACCGTCTTTGGTTTTGTACTTAGCGAGAATCGTGTCCACTTTCTTGAAATTGGCATCCACTTTTGCCAGCAGCGGTGCATTATCTTTGGTCAATAACGGACGCAGCAGATTAACGATTTTCTGCGCACCATCAACGTTAGCCTGGAAATCCCACAGGTCGGTGTGGCTGTAGCGATCTTCTTCCCCGCTGATTTTGCTGGCCGCGACTTCTTCAATCAGGCCTGCAGCGCCACCAACCACTTTACTCGGCGGGAAGGCCAGCTCTGAAATGCGCGTTTGCAGATCCAGCACATCGCTATTTAGCTGGTCGGCATATTTTTCCATGCCTTTGGTGGAGTTATCACCAAACAGCGCTTTTTCCAGACGGTGGAAACCGGTGAATTTCGGATCGTTAGCTTTCTGCTCGTAGTCATCCTCACGGGCATCAATACTGCCGTCGAGGTCCGAGAACAGCTCTGCGATAGGCTCGATGCGCTCGTAATGCTGACGAGTTGGCGCGTACAAAGATTTCGCTTTTTCGATATCGCCCGCTTTCACGGCATCGGTAAAGGCTTTGGTACCTTTAACTAACTCGGCCACTTCCGCCGTGACATACGTTTTGTATTCGGTGATTGGCCCGGTCAATGCCAGCAGATCGTTTTTCGGTGCGGCCTGGTCGCCCACCGCTTTCACAATCAGTTTGCCTTTCGGGTTACTCAGCAGGCCACAGGTCATGTCGTACTCACCTGCTTGCAGGTTAGCCGTCATTTTCTGAGAGAAACCAGGAGCGATGTTTTCACGCTCTTCAACCACCATCACGCCTTTGAGGATCTCCCACTCCAGCGCTTTCTGGCTGTTGTTCTGAATAATAAACTGTGTTTTACCGGCGTTAACCGTAATGTTCATCGGTTCGCACTGTTTATCGGTCACAGAAACTTTTACCTGAGGAACATCAGCCGCCTGCACGGCAAAGGCAGAAGAAGCCAGCGCAAACAGAGCAGCATGCAACGCGTTACGACGAAAATGTGTAGTCATGACCCATCCCTAAAAACAAGAGTATGTTGTAACTAAGCGGCGATGTGCTCGCCGCAAGATGATTAACGAACGTTATTTGTCGCCTGACTGCTAACGCGCGGGGGAATGAAAAACAGCACCAGCGCGGGGATCAGGTAAATAAAGTACATTCCCACTTCGCTTACCGTCGGCGCTTCCTGGTAACCAAAAATACCTTCGAGCAGCGTGCCGGTGAGAGAATGGGTAGAGAGAACATTACTGAGGTCAAAGGCGATGTCCTGGAAGTGGTTCCAGAGCCCGGCTTCGTGGAAGGCGCGAACCGCCCCCGCCGCAAGCCCTGCCGCCACCAGCAAAATAAACAGGCTGGTCCATTTGAAAAACACACCGAGGTTCAGGCGAATACCGCCCCAATACAGCAGGAAACCCAGCACGATTGCGGTGCCAAGGCCAAGCATCGCGCCCAGCGGCGGCATAATGCCCACATCCTGCTGGAATGCCGCCAGCAGGAAGAAGACCGACTCCAGGCCTTCACGGGCGACGGCGAAAAACACCATTAAGATCAGCGCCCAGCCGTGGTTGCCTTTGCTGTGTAGCGCGTTGTCGACCGCTTGTTCGAGCTGGACTTTCACGTTGCGCGACACTTTGCGCATCCAGAACACCATCCAGGTCAGAATAAAGACGGCGATCACCGCAACGATGCCTTCGAAAAGCTCCTGCTCTTTTTGCGGAAATTCACCTGTCGTTTCGTTGATGAAAATCCCCAAGGCCAGGCAGAGCGCTGCCGCAGCCACAACCCCAATCCACATCACGCCAATCCACTGGCCGCGTTGAGTACGCTTCAGGTAGCTCGCAATGAGGCTAACAATCAGCGCGGCTTCCAGCCCTTCGCGTAACATAATGAGAAACGGAACAAACATTCCTGACACCCCAACTGTGAACTCAGGTCAAAAGACGTAAAGAAAAGTAAAACCAAACGATTGTGATTATCATTACGCAAAAAATAAACACAAGCGGAGAATATAGTTATTTATGAACACTTGTAAAAAAGGCCGCACAAGGCGGCCTTAGAGGGAGTTTATGGGTACCGGGATTACTCAGGCTGCAACTTTGTTGGCGGTGCGCTGTGGTAAATTTCATCGGCGTCGGCAAAGCGTTTTTGCATCGACGCACTCGGCGCTTTGCCCAGCAGGCTGACCACCACAATACCGACGCTACCGAACACGAAGCCCGGGATGATTTCATACAGGCCCAACCAACCGAACTGTTTCCAGACGATAACGGTCAGCGCACCGATAATCATACCCGCCAGCGCGCCGTTGCGCGTCATGCGTGACCACATGACCGAGAACAGAACCACCGGGCCGAAGGCTGCACCGAAGCCTGCCCAGGCGTAGCTCACCAGACCCAGCACGCGGTTTTCAGGATTAGCGGCCAGCGCAATAGCGATAAGCGCCACCAGCAACACCATGAAGCGCCCGACCCAAACCAGTTCGCTCTGCCCCGCATTTTTACGGAAGAACGCTTTATACAGATCTTCAGTAATCGCGCTGGAGCACACCAGCAATTGGCAGCTCAGGGTTGACATCACCGCCGCCAAAATCGCAGACAGCAACACGCCCGCAATCCATGGGTTAAACAGCAGTTGTGCCAGTTCGATAAACACACGCTCACTATTCTGGTTAACCGCTCCCGCAAGCGATGGGTTATTAGAGAAGTAAGCAATACCGAAGAAGCCCACGGCGCACGCACCGCCCAGGCACAGCACCATCCACGTCATACTGATGCGGCGTGCATTAACGATGGTGTGGTGGGAATCTGCCGCCATAAAACGCGCCAGAATATGCGGCTGACCAAAGTAGCCCAGTCCCCAGCCCATCAGCGAGATGATCGCCACAAAGTTCAGGCCTTTCAGCATATCAATGTTTTCAATGCTTTTTTGCTTGATAACCGCCAGTGAATCATCAAAACCGCCGACCGCAATCACCACCATCACCGGCGTTAAGATCAGCGCGAAAATCATCAGGCTCGCCTGCACGGTGTCCGTCCAGCTTACCGCCAGGAATCCACCGACAAAGGTATAAATGATGGTTGCCGCAGCGCCCGCCCAGAGTGCGGTTTCATAGCTCATGCCGAAGGTGCTTTCAAACAGACGCGCCCCGGCCACGATGCCAGAGGCACAGTAGATGGTGAAGAACAGC
This genomic window from Buttiauxella gaviniae contains:
- the efeB gene encoding iron uptake transporter deferrochelatase/peroxidase subunit; the encoded protein is MEEKTKHGGHQPGRRQLLKSLGALGGALAFTGGCPVAHAAKQETSPGTLPPDARMEKQPFYGVHQAGVLTPQQASMMLVAFDVLASDKTDLERLFKLLTARFDFLTTGGPAPDTPNPRMPPMDSGILGAQIYPDNLTITLSAGTSLFDERFGLQGQKPKKLQKMERFANDSLDASLCHGDLLLQICANTADTVIHALRDIIKHTPDLLSVRWKREGFISNHAARSRGKETPINLLGFKDGTANPNSEDKPLMDNIVWVTPDQQEPAWAVSGSYQAVRIIQFHVESWDRTPLKEQQTIFGRDKHSGAPLGMKNEHDEPDYAADPNGNVIALDAHIRLANPRTKETQSNLMMRRGYSYSLGVSKSGQLDMGLLFVCFQHDLEKGFLAVQQRLNGEALEEYVKPIGGGYFFVMPGVKDREHYLGQGLIEA
- the efeO gene encoding iron uptake system protein EfeO, with product MTTHFRRNALHAALFALASSAFAVQAADVPQVKVSVTDKQCEPMNITVNAGKTQFIIQNNSQKALEWEILKGVMVVEERENIAPGFSQKMTANLQAGEYDMTCGLLSNPKGKLIVKAVGDQAAPKNDLLALTGPITEYKTYVTAEVAELVKGTKAFTDAVKAGDIEKAKSLYAPTRQHYERIEPIAELFSDLDGSIDAREDDYEQKANDPKFTGFHRLEKALFGDNSTKGMEKYADQLNSDVLDLQTRISELAFPPSKVVGGAAGLIEEVAASKISGEEDRYSHTDLWDFQANVDGAQKIVNLLRPLLTKDNAPLLAKVDANFKKVDTILAKYKTKDGYETYDKLTDADRNALKGPVTALAEDLSQLRGVLGLD
- the efeU gene encoding iron uptake transporter permease EfeU, translated to MFVPFLIMLREGLEAALIVSLIASYLKRTQRGQWIGVMWIGVVAAAALCLALGIFINETTGEFPQKEQELFEGIVAVIAVFILTWMVFWMRKVSRNVKVQLEQAVDNALHSKGNHGWALILMVFFAVAREGLESVFFLLAAFQQDVGIMPPLGAMLGLGTAIVLGFLLYWGGIRLNLGVFFKWTSLFILLVAAGLAAGAVRAFHEAGLWNHFQDIAFDLSNVLSTHSLTGTLLEGIFGYQEAPTVSEVGMYFIYLIPALVLFFIPPRVSSQATNNVR
- the putP gene encoding sodium/proline symporter PutP, whose amino-acid sequence is MTMSTPMLVTFFIYIFGMILIGFIAWRSTKNFDDYILGGRSLGSVVTALSAGASDMSGWLLMGLPGAIFLSGISESWIAIGLTVGAYINWKLVAGRLRVHTEVNNNALTLPDYFTGRFEDKSRILRIISALVILLFFTIYCASGIVAGARLFESTFGMSYETALWAGAAATIIYTFVGGFLAVSWTDTVQASLMIFALILTPVMVVIAVGGFDDSLAVIKQKSIENIDMLKGLNFVAIISLMGWGLGYFGQPHILARFMAADSHHTIVNARRISMTWMVLCLGGACAVGFFGIAYFSNNPSLAGAVNQNSERVFIELAQLLFNPWIAGVLLSAILAAVMSTLSCQLLVCSSAITEDLYKAFFRKNAGQSELVWVGRFMVLLVALIAIALAANPENRVLGLVSYAWAGFGAAFGPVVLFSVMWSRMTRNGALAGMIIGALTVIVWKQFGWLGLYEIIPGFVFGSVGIVVVSLLGKAPSASMQKRFADADEIYHSAPPTKLQPE